CGAGGTGTCAAACTTCGAAAGCGACCTCGGGGAGAAGAAATCGATAAAAATTAAGTCGTACTAACGTTTATTAAAACGAGAAAAAGCAAATGGTAGTAGTACaatttgctgaatttggctTGGGAAAGCACAGATGTTCAGTCATCAGGGAGTAGAAAGAGAACTTCAGTTGTATATTTAAGAATTTAAGTGTAGAGAATAATTGGGTTTGACATGTCAGAGGAGATAATTTAGCATGGTTAATTACTGGTCAATGAAGAATTCAGTGTTAGTTACCGTTGTTGCTTGGTGATGCAAACTCAAGGTACAAGAAGCTGCAAGTGGCATGGAAGAAAGCCAGGCCGGCCCCGACGACGCCGGAGGACGCGGCGCGCCTCGTCGTGCTCACACTCAAGAACCACCAGAAAGCAGACGTCGAGGGCCTCCTGGCCTTctacggcctcccgcacccgAACGCGGCGTCAGcggcaccaccgccaccgtcttccgcggctccggcgccggctcaTCACGCCGGCCCGGCGCACAAGCCCCCGGGCgtcaagttcgagctgcacaCGCTGCCGGTGGACGCCAAGGCTGTGGCGGACGGCGACACGATCACGGTGTACGTGGACACGTCTGGCGAGCCCGGCAGCGTCCCCGGCGATATCAAGAaggccgcggcggagcggaCCAAGCTGCGGGCCGCCAGGAACTACCCCAAGGCCGACGCGCTGCAGAAGACCATGGCCGATGCCGGATACAGGTCAGTAGTACTAATAGGCACCCCAAAAATGTCAAATGATCGGTTACTCCGTAATTAATTACTTGTCAACAGCATTtagagctgcaaatttttgaccTTCAGGGTACCCTCTGACCcttcttagttcaaacaaatgaactagttttccaaaaagttgtgtcattttaaaattttagttcatttagttgaactaaggagggtatCCTGAGATCACAAATTTGCAGCTCTAACAGCATTCCATCCCATGGTTCTACAGCATTTTGACGGGTTAATTCTGAGAAAACGTGCTCTCTTGACTGAACGATGCAGGCAGGTGCCCAACGCCAAGGGGCAGGAGGTGCTCGCCAAGAAGTACAGGATCAGGCTAAGGTTCTTTTTACTTCGCGCCCTGCTTCAGTGATCAAGATCGGATACATTTCGTTACTTACTAGAGTTCTGATTTTGGTGTCAATGGTTTGCAGTGGGATCGACGCGCCGGAGAGCGCGATGCCGTACGGGAAGGAGGCCAAGGAGGCGCTGCTGAAGATGGTGGAAGGGAAGCCCCTGACGGTCCACGTCTACGACACGGACCGCTACGGCAGATCCGTCGGAGATATCCACTGCAACGGGGTATTCGTGCAGGTGAGGAACTAAGGATTTTTAAAGGCGTTCACAAAACTGAAATGCACTAGTTACTCCAACTCAGGACGTTAGAATTAATTATGGAGTAGAACTGCAACTTAGGAAGAAGTGCAAACGTTCTTTGTGCCATGTGCTGTTGGCTTTCGTGAGAAACTTCACGCTTGATCTTGCAAATTCACGACATGCCAGCTCACAACCGTGTTTATGTACTATAGTTGAGTAAGGAGAGTGTTACTTAGGAAGTTAGGGTCATGAAAGAAAATGATTAACTAGGAATTCAGGCGAACTTAGCAGACTGCCCCTTCTACATTCAGGAGTATAACTTTTGCTCTTTGGTTTCCACCACGCAGGAGCAAATGCTGAAGAAAGGCTTCGCATGGCACTACACGGCCTATGACAAACGCCCGGAACTTGCCAAGGTAAAGCAATACATCACTACACACCATTGATCGTTTGACTATTCTGATTTTCTGAACCAAAACATTTGGAACCAAAACCATGAATGCACGTATGCAATTTTTGGTGGAAAAGGAAATTAAACCCTCTCTTGGATGTATGTACCTTCAGTGGCAGAAGCAGGCGCAGGACGGCCGCAAGGGCCTGTGGGCATCGTCGAGGCCGCAGGAGCCGTGGGAGTACCGGAAAGCCAAGCGCAACGGCACTGCATAATCCGCATATAGGCTCCATATGCTGTACTGTTGTGTATTGTTTCAGTGAACAGCTGATTGATGCGTAGCCGGCCTGCAGACTCGTAAACCGCTGTACTACAAGTTAGGGGGTAGTAACTGGCTTAGCTAGCTATTGCAGGGTTGTTAAAGCAGGAGGGGgcactgattggttggttATTGTTGTTGTAACTGTGGCTGTGGTGATTGATTTGTGCATGTGATTGCATTGGCGACACTGTTGTTGTTATTGCTGTAAAACAGAGAACTGATTCATATATAGGACAATGTTGAGTTGAATGcaggtgtgtttatgtgttgTTGGTGAACGTTGAGTGTTGATAGATAAAGCTGAGATGAGTGCTGGAAcgtaatgtttttttttgtttctcataAGTTTAGTGAAGTATGGCGAATTGATGTAAACCGTACTCGATTTTGATCATTTTTGTGCCATGGCGCCGTAGACCGTAGAGAAGCCCTAGGTGAGAAAGTGAGCAGGCCTCTAACGCACTCGGCCCATGGGCCAGAGCAGAGCAGACGGCCACTATATTGTACGCACCGGAGACCACCAGCTCGGCTCGAGCGGCGCGCTCCCGGCGCGACCCCGTCGCCatgccccgccgcgccgcacgCTGCTGACCTGGCGCCGGGGAGCCTCCCGTTGCTGCCTCCGCTCGCCGTGTACAGCCGCGGCGCTCTCCCCCCGAGGCCCGGCTCCCCGCGGGTCGACGGTGCCATGTATGCCGCTCAGAGTCACAggtgccgccgcgcccgcgagAGGGGAATCCATGCCCATGGCGGCGTCGCCAGGAAGCGCACTTCGCTGTCGCCGCCGCAGGTCCTTCTGTGCTTCATaggcgccgccgtcctcctcgccaACGCTCGACACGCGCTGTTCGCCAAGGTATTATCGATTACTCCAACCATGCCGGAAGCTGAATCCCGACTACTAGTCTAGTACTCGACAATAGTCACCAGTGCGTTTCAGAGTTCTTGGTTGCTCATCGATCCTCCCTGAGTTCCTTCCCTAGGGGCGTTATtagtagtagcagcagcatTGTGGATTCAGCTGGTGAAAAAGAGCCTCGCTTTCTTGATTCAACTCCTTCGCTAATTAATCAATCCCATGTCTTGATTTCGTGTTGCAGGACTCATTTCTGGGCTCCTCCTGGAGAATTTCGTTGTCACCTGTTGCTCACGCTCGCACGCCCAGACCTCGAGGTGTGAAGTATGAGCTGTACACGCTCCCTGTAAGGCCTGCTTGTTTAGTGTCTCCCTTTGCATCGGCTCCGAAGGTAAATGGCTGAAATATCTGTATGCTAGTTCCTTAGGTGGATGCAAAGGCTGTAGCCGATGGTGACACGATGACCGTGCATGTTGACACGGCGGACCCTCGTGAGTTCGGCAACGTGCCCCCTGAAGTTCAGGAAGCCGTGGCGGAGCGGACCAAGGCGCGGGCAGCCAAGGACTATCAGAAGGCTGATGCGCTTCAGAAGATCTTAGTGGATGCAGGATATAGGTCAGTTCGAATTGACTTCATTCAACTGTGTATCCATCTATCTTGTCagcttgtgagttgtgaccaCTTCTGATTTCTGAAGCTTGTTATTTCTGAGGGCAGGCAAGTTCCTAACTCGAGGGGCGAACAGGTTCTCGCGAAGAAGTACTGGATCAGGCTAAGGTTTGTCGCACCTCTTATTCTCAATCAATGATCAAGGACTTTGTTCTAACTGGACTACATCTGAGATATTATGGAATGTGACGAATGCAATGCAGAGGGATTGATGCACCAGAGAACTCAATGCCTTATGGTAAAGAGGCAAAAGAGGAGCTAGTGAAGCTTGTGCAAGGAAAAGCCTTAAAGATTTCCATATATGATAAGGATCGGTACGATCGATTGGTTGGAGATGTTGAATGCAATGGGATCTTCGTGCAGGTAAAATATCACACTGTTATCCATTTGGAAGTCTGCTATACTGGAATAATCTGTTGATGTACTGAATTATCTTTTGCTCCATGTGCTAGCTTCCCTTTTCTAAAAAATCTCTGTTCTTGAAATTGCATGATCACACGTACATTTACACTATAGGAAATCCAATGTGTTCAAGATTATGAAAATGTCTATAAATAAGAGGACCAAGCTTTTGGTATTAAATCAGCAAGAAAAATGTAGATTACCTGAGCCGAAGATACACATTTTCTTGCTTTGTTAGCTACTGCTAGTTGGTGATGTTTTGACTATGAAAcaaattagtttttttcttgctttggGAACAGGAACACATGCTGAAGAGAGGGCTCACTTGGCACTACACTGCCTACGATCGACGGCTGGAGCTCGCCACGGTAAGCAGTGTGGCACACCTAACAGCTCCAGTTCACTTGACCAGAGTAGTGGAGCACCCTCTTGACATATCTTCAGTTAGATACATACATGAAAAGTTTCTGACGGACTGAAAATTTCCAGTGGGAGAACCAGGCACAGGCAAGCCGAGCGGGGCTGTGGGCGTTGCCGAACCCCGAGAAGCCATGGGaatggaggaaggagaagcgcATGGGGAAAGCGAGAAGAGAAGAGCTTGCCAATCCACTCTTCGCTCTTCAGAACTCTGCCCCTGAATAGTAGCTCCATGAGTGTAGAATGTGTAAGTCTGTACCTTAACACCTGCATGTTGTAACAGCTGCTGCTGTAGAGAGAAGCAGGGAGCACTGATTGGTGTAAACTCCAACTGTGGATGCAAGATTTATTTCGTTTGATTGTTGTAATTTCTGTGAAACAGAATCTGGCACTCTGATTTGTTGCAATGGTGTAAGTGTAACTGATGGATATCATGTTGTATATAAAAGGCCTTCAGGTCACAAAATCCTGTGTCGAGATTGAACCGTTTACAGTGAAACTCATGCGGAAATTACAACTACCTCAGAACCGACGGCTATGATTAGTCGGATCTGAACCCATAGAGAGATCTCAGCCGTTCGAACTACAGTCCTCTCCCTGTCGCGGTGTCGCCGTCCGGCGGTTACCCTcctcccctgccgccgccggtccgGCTGCTTCCGAACCCTCGTTGGATCCCATTTGCAGGTGCTCGCAACCCACATCAACTCCGCGCATTTAGCTAGGAAGCTTATTTCGTGGGGACTGATCTTAGCAAGTTAAACCTCTGAGTGGTGATTAGATCTCGCGAGTTTTCGACCTCCGATTAGCCGCTGATGACCCCTGGTGCTACTGCCGAGCGATCCATGACTCCGTGCTGATGCCAGCTTGGATTGTTTTTTGGCGTGCTGATACCATGAAGAAGCACCAAGCACAGGGGATTTCCGCCGGCGGCGTGTACAGGTACACGCATCGccgcgagggaggagctgaTATCCACGACGTCTTCGTCGAGAAGAGCGCGTCCCGTTTGCTGTTCTCTTATATCGGCGCGATGCTCCTTCTCGCCAATGTTTGTTATGCCTTGTTGAAACAGGTAGGATTTCTCGTAATAGATAATTCCCAGAACCCAACCATGACTGAATTTCCATTATTTCGCTGTTCAGATCGGGTGCTCTGGTTGCTAGATGGCAATCTCACCTTAGGCTCTTAGCAACAAGGATTCAGATCTGAGGAAATATGTTAGGTTCCTGAACAAATATGTTACACACATGCCTTGTTGAT
The Brachypodium distachyon strain Bd21 chromosome 2, Brachypodium_distachyon_v3.0, whole genome shotgun sequence genome window above contains:
- the LOC100830819 gene encoding probable staphylococcal-like nuclease CAN1 — encoded protein: MGNSIYRFLCGVCSDLCSAASESAYQPHGAHAAVAALGRDILHFQRTKQVPEGLSRHVVSSQNAQANWYKKLQVAWKKARPAPTTPEDAARLVVLTLKNHQKADVEGLLAFYGLPHPNAASAAPPPPSSAAPAPAHHAGPAHKPPGVKFELHTLPVDAKAVADGDTITVYVDTSGEPGSVPGDIKKAAAERTKLRAARNYPKADALQKTMADAGYRQVPNAKGQEVLAKKYRIRLSGIDAPESAMPYGKEAKEALLKMVEGKPLTVHVYDTDRYGRSVGDIHCNGVFVQEQMLKKGFAWHYTAYDKRPELAKWQKQAQDGRKGLWASSRPQEPWEYRKAKRNGTA
- the LOC100834394 gene encoding probable staphylococcal-like nuclease CAN1, translating into MYAAQSHRCRRARERGIHAHGGVARKRTSLSPPQVLLCFIGAAVLLANARHALFAKDSFLGSSWRISLSPVAHARTPRPRGVKYELYTLPVDAKAVADGDTMTVHVDTADPREFGNVPPEVQEAVAERTKARAAKDYQKADALQKILVDAGYRQVPNSRGEQVLAKKYWIRLRGIDAPENSMPYGKEAKEELVKLVQGKALKISIYDKDRYDRLVGDVECNGIFVQEHMLKRGLTWHYTAYDRRLELATWENQAQASRAGLWALPNPEKPWEWRKEKRMGKARREELANPLFALQNSAPE